A genome region from Jeotgalibacillus aurantiacus includes the following:
- a CDS encoding NAD(P)/FAD-dependent oxidoreductase: protein MKRMVVIGGGILGASTAYHLSEKGFKVTVVDRKDKGQATGAAAGIICPWLSQRRNKAWYAMVKEGAAYYRELIPRLNKAGEEDHGFRQTGAVCLHADSVKRDKMLNRAIEKRENAPEIGQLMPIGKAEVQKYFPYLNREFEGLFVEGAARVDGAKLRDSLLSAAAKLGANIIYDHADLAIEEGSVKGVTVSGEFFQADCVIVAAGAWAKELFAEENIDIDVTYQKAQILHLQIEDETDDWPVVIPPGDQYLLAFEGGRLVAGATHENDVPMDDRLTVSGIREVFDKATAIAPALDRAEFVEGRVGYRPFTPGFLPVIGEFPGITNLLFANGLGASGLTSGPFLGAELARLAAGEETVLDLSPYSPEVLLK, encoded by the coding sequence ATGAAGAGAATGGTTGTGATTGGTGGAGGCATTTTAGGGGCCTCTACAGCTTATCATTTGTCTGAAAAAGGTTTTAAAGTTACGGTGGTTGACCGAAAAGATAAAGGACAGGCTACCGGGGCTGCTGCAGGCATTATTTGTCCGTGGCTTTCGCAAAGAAGGAATAAAGCGTGGTATGCGATGGTCAAGGAAGGAGCGGCTTATTATCGTGAACTGATTCCCAGGCTGAATAAAGCAGGTGAAGAGGATCATGGTTTTAGACAAACAGGAGCGGTCTGCCTGCATGCAGATTCGGTAAAAAGAGATAAAATGCTAAATCGCGCTATTGAGAAAAGAGAAAATGCTCCTGAGATCGGACAACTGATGCCAATCGGTAAAGCAGAAGTGCAGAAGTATTTTCCATACTTAAATCGTGAATTTGAAGGTCTTTTCGTTGAAGGTGCGGCAAGAGTGGATGGGGCGAAGCTAAGAGATTCTCTCCTGTCAGCAGCTGCTAAATTAGGAGCAAACATCATTTATGATCACGCTGACCTTGCAATAGAGGAGGGAAGTGTGAAAGGTGTAACGGTTTCAGGTGAGTTTTTTCAGGCTGATTGTGTAATTGTTGCAGCGGGAGCATGGGCAAAAGAACTGTTTGCTGAGGAAAATATTGATATTGATGTAACTTATCAAAAAGCACAAATTCTTCATTTGCAGATCGAAGATGAGACAGATGATTGGCCCGTTGTGATTCCACCGGGAGATCAGTATCTTTTGGCGTTTGAAGGGGGCAGGCTGGTTGCGGGCGCTACTCATGAGAATGATGTGCCGATGGATGATCGCTTAACAGTTTCGGGCATCCGTGAAGTATTTGATAAAGCAACTGCTATTGCTCCAGCTCTTGACAGGGCTGAATTTGTAGAAGGCAGAGTTGGCTATCGGCCTTTTACACCGGGATTTTTACCGGTGATCGGAGAATTTCCCGGGATAACAAATTTATTATTTGCGAATGGACTTGGTGCATCAGGCTTGACATCCGGTCCATTTCTAGGGGCGGAGCTGGCAAGACTTGCAGCTGGAGAGGAAACGGTGCTGGATTTATCACCTTATTCACCGGAAGTATTGTTGAAATAA
- the kynA gene encoding tryptophan 2,3-dioxygenase: MKQENAYTDFKHSMTYSEYLSLDQVLGAQKRLSSHHDEMLFIVIHQVSELWMKLILHELRAACQSIGTNSFEAAFKQLARVSKIQNQIIQAWDVLATMTPSEYIEFRDTLGKASGFQSFQYRQIEFLLGHKTPHVLKIYEKDQELLEVLTQAHSTKSIYDLAIEKLAEAGFTIDPQVLSRDVRQSYESNESVKQAWMNVYKNKEAHWTLYQLAEKLVDIEDCLQQWRFRHMKTVERIIGFKTGTGGSSGVNYLKSVLEQSFFPELWELRTEL, encoded by the coding sequence ATGAAGCAAGAAAATGCCTATACTGATTTCAAGCATTCGATGACCTATTCTGAGTACTTATCACTCGATCAGGTTCTCGGTGCTCAAAAAAGGTTGTCCAGCCATCACGATGAAATGCTATTTATCGTGATCCATCAGGTGAGCGAGCTCTGGATGAAATTGATTCTGCATGAACTGAGAGCTGCCTGCCAATCGATCGGGACCAATTCTTTTGAAGCAGCCTTTAAACAGCTGGCACGCGTGTCCAAAATCCAGAACCAGATTATTCAGGCCTGGGACGTGCTGGCAACAATGACTCCATCTGAATACATTGAATTTCGGGATACGCTTGGTAAAGCCTCCGGATTCCAATCCTTTCAGTACAGGCAAATCGAGTTTCTGCTCGGACACAAAACACCGCACGTTTTAAAAATCTATGAAAAGGATCAGGAGCTGCTTGAGGTTCTGACGCAAGCCCACAGCACGAAAAGTATTTACGATCTGGCTATTGAAAAACTCGCAGAAGCCGGCTTTACCATTGATCCTCAAGTCCTCTCACGCGATGTCAGACAGTCATATGAATCGAATGAAAGTGTCAAACAGGCATGGATGAATGTGTACAAGAACAAAGAAGCGCACTGGACGCTGTATCAGCTGGCTGAAAAACTCGTAGATATTGAGGACTGCCTTCAGCAGTGGCGTTTCCGTCATATGAAGACAGTGGAACGGATTATTGGTTTTAAAACGGGGACCGGGGGATCGTCAGGTGTAAATTATTTAAAAAGCGTCCTTGAACAATCCTTTTTCCCGGAATTATGGGAATTGAGAACGGAATTATAG
- a CDS encoding phosphatidylglycerophosphatase A family protein — MNQNRVHSHEVTKAAHESLIERGVSIEDIADIVFEMQSPYNGKLKMDECIDSVEKVLLKREMQHAILVAVELDRLAEQKKLTEPLQSIVESDEGLFGVDETIALGASLGYGSIAVTTFGHLDKNKIGIIQKLDTKRGGGVHTFLDDMVAAIAANASSRLAHKLRDIEENLPENERRIIEDE; from the coding sequence ATGAATCAAAATCGAGTTCATTCACATGAAGTAACTAAAGCCGCTCATGAATCGCTGATCGAAAGAGGTGTCAGCATTGAGGACATTGCTGATATTGTGTTTGAAATGCAGTCACCCTATAACGGGAAGCTTAAAATGGATGAGTGTATAGACAGTGTAGAAAAAGTATTGCTGAAAAGAGAGATGCAGCATGCCATTCTCGTGGCTGTTGAGCTTGACCGTCTTGCAGAACAAAAGAAGCTTACTGAACCTCTGCAATCAATTGTGGAATCAGACGAAGGTCTTTTTGGTGTAGATGAGACGATAGCCTTAGGGGCATCACTTGGATATGGCAGTATAGCTGTGACAACGTTCGGCCATCTGGATAAAAATAAGATCGGCATCATTCAAAAGCTTGATACCAAAAGAGGCGGAGGCGTCCACACTTTTCTTGACGATATGGTCGCTGCGATTGCCGCTAATGCTTCCTCCAGACTTGCACACAAATTAAGAGATATAGAAGAAAATCTCCCTGAAAATGAAAGAAGAATTATTGAAGACGAATGA
- a CDS encoding ATP-binding protein encodes MDVLTKDLLVNFLLMILPLLFIQIVYFYSYRQRLESSKEWLAALFPAVSIVLCMLFPFSVNEGFLWDLRGVPLILGALYGGYRMAFFLIGVMLITRMMIGGDGVLVISYTLLLMSILLPVSIKFFKNAPLLVKAMVSCGLVTAFVLSNAFLAYLLFGVQMDLFIWAEYIFINVTGMLLAIILWEIIRTNFVILNDLIKAEKLAVVSHLAASISHEVRNPLTVSKGFIQMAIQQEKDHPKTDEYLSTALKEIDHASEIINDYLTFAKPAPEQQKDLVIIEEINQSINVMKPLANMNKVVIHPVLNLPADQMVKTEPKKFKQCMINIIKNAIEAMPDGGNLYIRCGIESNCIVISIQDEGLGMKKEELNRLGEPYFSTKNKGTGLGLMVSYSIIRALNGHIDVSSEPGKGTIFTVKIPVENNSLQ; translated from the coding sequence ATGGATGTTCTAACAAAAGATTTACTCGTCAACTTTTTACTCATGATTTTACCTTTACTGTTTATTCAGATCGTCTATTTTTATTCATACAGACAACGGCTCGAGAGCAGCAAAGAATGGCTCGCTGCACTGTTTCCGGCAGTATCAATTGTTTTGTGTATGCTTTTTCCCTTCTCTGTAAATGAGGGTTTCCTTTGGGATTTAAGAGGCGTTCCTCTCATTCTCGGTGCTTTATACGGCGGTTACCGTATGGCTTTTTTTCTCATTGGTGTCATGCTGATCACACGTATGATGATTGGCGGGGATGGCGTCCTGGTCATTAGTTATACACTGCTTTTAATGTCCATTCTTTTACCCGTTTCCATTAAATTTTTCAAAAACGCACCTCTTCTTGTCAAGGCAATGGTTTCCTGTGGACTGGTCACTGCTTTTGTTTTATCAAATGCGTTTTTGGCTTATCTTCTTTTTGGTGTCCAAATGGATCTTTTCATCTGGGCGGAATATATTTTCATCAATGTCACAGGGATGTTACTAGCCATTATTTTATGGGAAATCATCAGAACCAATTTTGTTATTCTAAATGACCTGATAAAAGCTGAAAAATTAGCTGTTGTCAGTCATTTAGCCGCCAGCATCTCACATGAAGTAAGAAATCCTTTAACAGTCAGTAAAGGGTTTATTCAAATGGCTATTCAGCAGGAAAAAGACCATCCTAAAACCGATGAATACCTTTCTACTGCCTTAAAGGAAATTGATCATGCCAGTGAAATTATTAATGATTATCTGACATTTGCAAAACCTGCTCCGGAACAGCAAAAAGATCTTGTGATTATAGAAGAAATCAATCAGAGTATCAACGTCATGAAGCCACTTGCAAATATGAACAAGGTTGTGATCCACCCGGTACTCAACTTGCCGGCAGATCAGATGGTGAAAACAGAACCCAAAAAATTCAAACAGTGCATGATCAACATTATAAAAAATGCAATTGAAGCCATGCCGGATGGCGGAAACCTTTATATTAGATGCGGAATCGAATCAAACTGTATTGTCATCAGCATACAGGATGAGGGGCTGGGTATGAAAAAAGAAGAACTTAACAGGCTTGGAGAGCCGTATTTTTCAACTAAAAATAAAGGAACAGGACTTGGCCTTATGGTTTCATACAGTATTATCCGCGCACTGAATGGACATATCGATGTATCCAGTGAACCTGGTAAAGGAACGATATTCACAGTAAAGATTCCAGTTGAAAACAATTCACTGCAATAA
- a CDS encoding TAXI family TRAP transporter solute-binding subunit — protein sequence MNKKKIFGTVAPILAASMILAACGGEESSGGDEGGSDQPEFLNVATGGTGGTYYPLGGTFASLIEDETGIDTTAITSNASAENMALINDGEAEIAFVQTDIASYAVEGTQMFDGPIETIQGLATLYPETIQIVTTADSGIESVEDLAGKTVSVGESGSGTRLNAEQILEVHGMSFEDMDVQNLSFDDSTTGIQDGSIDAAFITGGTPTGAVEGLAAQVDVVIVPVAADMAEALMEEYPYYSVDEVASGTYGLEEAVPTVAVQAMLAVSSELSEDVVYDITKAIFENTDSITHPKGEFITADTALEGIGIDVHPGAQRYFDEQ from the coding sequence ATGAACAAGAAAAAGATTTTTGGTACAGTTGCGCCTATTCTTGCTGCGTCTATGATTCTTGCTGCGTGCGGCGGTGAAGAAAGCAGTGGCGGTGACGAAGGAGGATCTGATCAGCCGGAATTCCTTAATGTCGCAACTGGTGGTACAGGTGGAACGTATTATCCACTTGGAGGAACATTTGCTTCGCTAATCGAAGATGAAACCGGTATCGATACAACAGCCATTACATCTAATGCATCTGCAGAGAACATGGCCCTTATCAATGACGGAGAAGCGGAAATCGCATTCGTGCAAACGGATATTGCTTCATACGCTGTCGAAGGAACACAAATGTTTGACGGCCCGATTGAAACGATCCAGGGACTTGCAACGCTATACCCTGAAACCATTCAAATCGTAACGACGGCTGATTCAGGAATTGAGTCTGTTGAAGATTTAGCAGGCAAAACAGTTTCAGTTGGTGAATCAGGTTCAGGAACGCGTCTGAATGCAGAGCAGATTCTAGAAGTACACGGCATGTCATTTGAGGATATGGACGTACAGAATCTCTCATTTGATGATTCTACAACAGGTATTCAGGATGGGTCCATTGATGCGGCATTTATTACAGGTGGTACGCCAACAGGTGCCGTTGAGGGTCTTGCAGCACAGGTTGATGTTGTCATCGTTCCTGTCGCAGCTGATATGGCTGAAGCATTAATGGAAGAGTATCCATACTACTCTGTAGATGAGGTAGCTTCAGGAACTTACGGACTTGAAGAAGCGGTCCCAACAGTAGCCGTTCAGGCAATGCTTGCTGTATCTTCAGAGCTTTCGGAAGATGTCGTGTATGATATTACAAAAGCGATTTTCGAAAATACAGATTCAATCACTCACCCTAAAGGTGAATTTATTACAGCTGATACAGCCCTTGAAGGAATCGGCATTGATGTTCATCCTGGTGCCCAGCGCTACTTTGACGAACAGTAA
- a CDS encoding DUF1850 domain-containing protein codes for MKTKNIKWALMIIISGIILAVFFLPFQHVIAFHHQRTNELLAYIPVNENAAFQLEYTHSIHRSPVIDYYEMTEDNQIRQTALEYEDTAIGMPSNSLFEGETFVQEDGKYRIENMNRLFPEINLYTSQVVVSHVFRYNQDAHALDDYIEPGTAISISVEDFTLWEVLRGVKMNVRS; via the coding sequence ATGAAAACCAAAAACATAAAATGGGCTTTAATGATAATCATTTCCGGCATCATCCTGGCAGTGTTTTTTCTGCCTTTTCAACACGTTATTGCTTTTCATCATCAGCGGACAAACGAATTGTTGGCTTATATCCCCGTAAATGAAAATGCTGCTTTTCAGCTGGAATACACTCATTCTATTCACCGGTCTCCTGTCATTGATTATTATGAAATGACAGAAGATAACCAGATCAGGCAAACTGCGCTGGAATATGAAGATACAGCGATCGGAATGCCATCCAATTCCTTATTTGAAGGAGAAACCTTTGTACAGGAAGACGGGAAATACAGAATTGAAAATATGAACAGGCTATTTCCTGAAATTAATTTGTATACAAGCCAGGTCGTGGTCAGTCATGTATTCAGATATAATCAGGATGCACACGCTCTGGATGATTATATAGAACCGGGGACTGCGATTTCTATTTCAGTGGAAGATTTTACATTATGGGAAGTGTTGAGAGGAGTGAAGATGAATGTCAGATCATAA
- a CDS encoding TRAP transporter permease translates to MSDHKNPELENKNNEQFSEQDQKDLLAKYDPDARTKQYKGILNWVVFIGLIAFSVFQIYASITQSIPRQTLLSIHLGFALSLVFLLFPASKKKIGHNKLAWYDGVLALVSIWVGAYYPLNEDRIVNTIGSISPMDFWTGLIAILLVLEATRRAVGLPIMIIAMSFIGYAYFGPYMPGFLRHRGQDLESIVNTLFISSEGIFGTPLYVSATFIFLFLLFGAFLVKTGIGQYFNDLAVAFAGKAVGGPAKVAIFSSAMQGTISGSSVANVVTSGSFTIPMMKRLGYRKEFAGGVEAAASTGGQLMPPIMGAAAFLMVEFIGGVTYWEIAKAAAIPAVLYFAGIWIITHFEAKRIGLTGLPDSEIPKKSVVLKKIYLLTPIFAVIFLLLDGNSIIRAALYSIVITILVSMIRKDTRINIRKFFDGLADGARTALSVAVATACAGIIVGVVTRTGLGLKLANGIVELSGGILLLTLFFTMFAAIILGMGSPTTANYVITATIAAPALILLDVPPLAAHLFVFYFGIVADITPPVALAAFAASGVSGGEPIRTGVNAAKLAIGAFIIPYMFVLSPQLLLIDTNVFEISISVVTALAGMTAIGAAVIGYWYRPVHPIERILALAAGIMLVYPEGITDILGAALFVGLLVLQFVWKRKDKDKLQTASA, encoded by the coding sequence ATGTCAGATCATAAGAACCCTGAACTGGAAAATAAAAATAATGAACAGTTCAGTGAACAGGATCAAAAAGATTTACTGGCTAAATATGACCCGGATGCCAGGACGAAACAATATAAAGGGATTTTGAACTGGGTTGTTTTTATTGGCCTAATTGCTTTTTCAGTCTTTCAGATATATGCGTCAATTACTCAATCTATTCCGCGTCAAACCTTGTTATCTATTCATTTAGGTTTTGCGTTATCATTGGTATTCCTTTTGTTTCCCGCATCCAAAAAGAAGATCGGTCACAATAAACTGGCATGGTATGATGGAGTGCTTGCCCTTGTATCAATTTGGGTAGGAGCTTATTATCCATTAAATGAAGATCGAATCGTTAATACGATTGGGTCCATATCTCCGATGGACTTCTGGACTGGTCTGATCGCTATTCTGCTGGTGCTTGAAGCCACTAGACGTGCAGTAGGATTACCAATTATGATTATCGCTATGTCATTTATTGGATATGCGTATTTTGGACCTTATATGCCAGGCTTTCTTCGTCACCGCGGTCAGGATCTGGAATCAATTGTGAATACCCTATTTATATCATCCGAAGGTATTTTCGGAACACCGTTATACGTATCCGCAACATTTATCTTCCTGTTTCTGCTGTTTGGAGCGTTCCTCGTTAAAACAGGGATCGGTCAGTATTTTAACGATCTGGCTGTTGCATTTGCAGGAAAAGCCGTTGGAGGCCCTGCGAAGGTTGCGATCTTCTCAAGTGCCATGCAGGGGACAATCAGCGGAAGTTCTGTAGCAAACGTTGTTACTTCTGGGTCTTTTACGATTCCGATGATGAAACGTCTCGGATATCGTAAAGAGTTTGCCGGTGGAGTTGAGGCAGCTGCATCAACAGGTGGTCAGCTCATGCCCCCAATCATGGGAGCAGCGGCCTTCCTGATGGTCGAATTCATCGGAGGCGTGACGTATTGGGAAATTGCTAAAGCAGCAGCGATTCCTGCAGTGTTATATTTTGCAGGCATCTGGATTATTACTCACTTTGAAGCAAAAAGAATCGGTCTAACCGGACTTCCGGACAGTGAGATTCCAAAGAAGTCTGTTGTACTTAAGAAAATTTATCTGTTAACACCAATTTTTGCGGTTATCTTCCTGCTGCTTGACGGTAACTCGATTATCCGAGCGGCACTATATTCAATTGTCATTACGATCCTTGTCAGTATGATTCGTAAAGATACTCGAATCAACATCAGAAAGTTCTTTGATGGATTGGCTGACGGGGCAAGAACCGCACTATCCGTAGCAGTTGCGACTGCATGTGCGGGTATTATTGTAGGAGTGGTAACACGAACAGGTCTGGGATTAAAGCTTGCAAATGGGATTGTGGAACTGTCCGGCGGAATTCTGCTATTGACGTTATTCTTTACCATGTTTGCAGCGATCATTCTTGGAATGGGTTCACCTACTACTGCCAACTATGTCATTACAGCAACGATTGCTGCCCCGGCACTGATTCTTCTTGATGTACCGCCGCTTGCAGCTCACCTGTTTGTATTTTACTTCGGAATTGTGGCTGATATTACGCCTCCTGTAGCACTTGCTGCTTTTGCGGCCTCAGGGGTGTCTGGAGGAGAACCGATACGAACCGGGGTCAATGCCGCCAAGCTTGCCATAGGGGCATTTATTATCCCGTATATGTTTGTTCTGTCTCCTCAGCTACTATTGATTGACACAAATGTATTTGAGATCTCAATTTCAGTTGTAACAGCACTGGCGGGTATGACTGCTATTGGAGCGGCTGTGATTGGGTACTGGTACAGACCGGTACACCCAATTGAGCGTATTCTTGCGCTGGCTGCGGGTATTATGCTTGTGTATCCTGAAGGAATTACGGATATTCTTGGTGCCGCGTTGTTTGTTGGTTTATTGGTGCTCCAGTTTGTCTGGAAGCGGAAAGATAAGGATAAGCTTCAGACGGCGAGTGCCTGA